The following are encoded in a window of Carya illinoinensis cultivar Pawnee chromosome 15, C.illinoinensisPawnee_v1, whole genome shotgun sequence genomic DNA:
- the LOC122295971 gene encoding uncharacterized protein LOC122295971 produces MAVSLIARFYVTSASSSSSYSAFRLNQIGLRLIAAVSTRRHHCSCKRMAASSLPQQDKIPAPYGSWKSPITADVVSGSSKRLGGTAVDARGSLIWLESRPTEAGRGVLVKEPGKPGDEPVDITPKEFGVRTVAQEYGGGAFRVSGDTVIFSNYKDQRLYKQSLNSKDSTPLPLTPDYGGPLVSYADGVFDARFNRYITVQEDHRESSLNPTTTIVTMGIGGKDIQEPEVLVGGNDFYAFPRLDSRGEKMAWIEWCQPNMPWDKSELWVGYISENGEVYKRICVAGSDSTLVESPTEPKWSPNGELFFITDRKSGFWNIYKWVESENKVVAVYSLDAEFARPLWVFGMNSYEFIQSNEQKNLIACSYRQNGTSYLAILDDAQSSLSLLDIPFTDIDNISSGKQCLYVEGASAFHLPSVAKVTLDEHKTKAAEFEIIWCSSSDVLKYKSYFSVPEFIEFPTEVPGQNAYAYFYPPSNAEFQGSSGEKPPLLLKSHGGPTSETHGSLNLNIQYWTSRGWAFVDVNYGGSTGYGRDYRDRLLGQWGIVDVNDCCSCARFLVDSGKVDGERLCITGGSAGGYTTLAALAFKETFKAGASLYGVADLSLLRAETHKFESHYIDNLVGSEKDYFERSPINFVDKFSCPIILFQGLEDKVVAPDQARKIYQALKEKGLPVALVEYEGEQHGFRKAENIKFTLEQQMVFFARLVGHFDVADEINPIKIDNFD; encoded by the exons ATGGCGGTCAGTCTCATCGCTCGCTTCTACGTCACTTCTGCCTCCTCTTCATCTTCTTACTCCGCTTTCCGCTTGAACCAAATCGGTCTTAGACTTATAGCGGCTGTCTCCACTAGAAGGCATCACTGCAGCTGTAAGAGAATGGCGGCTTCTTCACTCCCCCAGCAAGACAAAATCCCTGCTCCTTACGGCTCTTGGAAGTCCCCCATCACCGCAGACGTCGTTTCTGGCTCCTCCAAGCGACTCGGAGGCACTGCCGTTGACGCCCGCGGCAGCCTCATCTGGCTTGAATCGCGCCCCACTGAAGCCGG ACGAGGGGTTCTGGTGAAGGAGCCGGGGAAACCGGGGGATGAACCTGTTGATATCACGCCTAAGGAGTTTGGGGTAAGGACAGTTGCTCAAGAATATGGTGGTGGAGCTTTCAGGGTTTCTGGTGATACGGTCATATTTTCGAATTACAAGGATCAACGACTATACAAGCAGTCATTAAATTCTAAAG ATTCTACTCCTCTACCACTTACCCCAGATTATGGCGGACCATTAGTCAGTTATGCAGATGGAGTCTTTGATGCACGCTTTAATCGTTATATCACTGTACAGGAAG ACCATCGTGAAAGTAGTTTGAATCCAACCACGACAATTGTGACAATGGGGATTGGTGGCAAGGATATTCAGG AGCCAGAAGTATTAGTAGGCGGGAACGATTTCTATGCTTTTCCACGCTTGGATTCCAGGGGTGAAAAAATGGCATGGATTGAATGGTGTCAACCTAACATGCCATGGGATAAATCAGAACTCTGGGTTGGTTATATTTCTGAAAATGG AGAGGTCTACAAGCGCATCTGTGTTGCTGGCTCGGATTCTACGCTTGTGGAGTCTCCAACTGAACCTAAGTGGTCCCCTAATG GggaactattttttattactgaTAGAAAAAGTGGCTTCTGGAATATCTACAAATGG GTTGAGTCTGAGAATAAGGTAGTAGCAGTTTATTCTTTGGATGCCGAGTTTGCCAGACCATTATGGGTATTTGGCATGAATTCTTATGAATTCATTCAGAGCAATGAacagaaaaatttaattgcTTGCAGCTATAG GCAGAATGGGACATCATATCTTGCAATTCTGGATGATGCTCAGAGTTCATTATCTCTGCTTGATATTCCTTTCACAGATATAGATAATATC AGTTCAGGGAAACAATGCTTGTATGTGGAGGGAGCATCTGCATTTCATCTGCCATCAGTAGCTAAG GTGACTCTAGATGAACATAAAACAAAAGCAGCTGAATTTGAGATTATTTGGTGTTCTTCATCTGATGTTTTAAAGTACAAGTCGTACTTTAGCGTGCCTGAGTTCATAGAATTCCCAACAGAAGTGCCTGGTCAAAATGCATATGCATACTTCTATCCACCATCTAATGCTGAGTTCCAAGGTAGTTCGGGAGAAAAGCCCCCATTGCTATTGAAAAGCCATG GAGGCCCCACATCTGAAACACATGGGTCGTTAAATCTGAACATTCAGTACTGGACTAGTAGAGGTTGGGCATTTGTTGATGTCAACTATGGTGGAAGCACTG GTTATGGCAGAGACTATCGAGATCGGCTTTTGGGGCAGTGGGGAATTGTTGATGTTAATGACTGTTGTAGTTGTGCTAGATTTTTG GTGGACTCTGGAAaggtagatggggaacgacTATGTATAACTGGGGGCTCTGCTGGTGGATATACAACCTTAGCAGCTCTTGCCTTTAAAGAAACTTTTAAGGCTGGAGCTTCCTTGTATGGT GTAGCTGACTTGAGCTTGTTGAGAGCAGAAACACACAAATTTGAATCTCATTATATTGATAATCTTGTAG GAAGTGAAAAGGATTACTTCGAGAGGTCTCCAATtaattttgttgataaattttCCTGCCCTATAATATTATTCCAAGGATTGGAGGACAaa GTTGTAGCTCCTGACCAAGCCCGTAAAATTTACCAGGCATTGAAAGAAAAGGGTCTACCGGTTGCTCTTGTAGAGTATGAAGGAGAACAACATGGTTTTCGCAAG GCTGAGAACATTAAGTTCACACTGGAACAACAAATGGTTTTCTTTGCACGATTGGTTGGACACTTCGATGTTGCAGACGAGATTAATCCAATTAAAATTGATAACTTTGACTGA